A genome region from Ananas comosus cultivar F153 unplaced genomic scaffold, ASM154086v1, whole genome shotgun sequence includes the following:
- the LOC109704083 gene encoding uncharacterized protein LOC109704083 encodes MGKMRIQCLFLALAIVVTFLLLHSHQAAAAAAELSDDEELAKEVVCNGDLKKLLSSCKKCIKKGTDQVDPKPACCRTVKKIDLLCICQSIPPRFEKKIDMEKVVYIAEKCEKPIPSGTKCGSYTVPMI; translated from the exons ATGGGAAAAATGAGGATTCAGTGCCTGTTCTTGGCCTTGGCAATTGTTGTTACATTCTTGCTGCTGCACAGTCaccaagctgctgctgctgcagcggAGTTATCGGACGACGAGGAACTGGCGAAGGAGGTGGTTTGCAACGGAGATTTGAAGAAACTGTTGTCCAGTTGCAAGAAGTGCATAAAGAAGGGCACAGACCAGGTCGATCCCAAGCCCGCGTGCTGTCGCACCGTTAAGAAGATAGATTTGCTGTGTATTTGCCAAAGTATCCCCCCGCGCTTCGAGAAGAAGATCGATATGGAGAAAGTCGTGTACATCGCGGAGAAGTGCGAAAAGCCGATTCCAAGCGGAACTAAATGCGGAA GTTATACGGTTCCGATGATTTGA
- the LOC109704084 gene encoding uncharacterized protein LOC109704084 gives MRKVKIECLFLALALVVSVLQLHSHRAAAAAAAAAELSSSYDDPEKSMLCKGDLKNLASSCKKCIKKGTDQHVDPAAPCCRTIQTIDMLCICQSIPPRFEKKIDMAKLAYVAAKCAKPIRSKTKCGSYTVPMI, from the exons ATGAGAAAAGTGAAGATTGAGTGCTTGTTCTTGGCATTGGCATTAGTCGTTTCAGTCTTGCAGCTTCACAGTCAccgagctgctgctgctgctgctgctgcagcggAGTTATCGTCGTCGTATGATGATCCGGAGAAGTCGATGCTTTGCAAAGGAGATCTGAAAAACCTTGCGTCCAGTTGCAAGAAGTGCATAAAGAAGGGCACGGATCAGCATGTCGATCCTGCAGCCCCTTGCTGCCGCACCATTCAGACGATAGATATGCTGTGCATCTGCCAAAGTATCCCCCCGCGCTTCGAGAAGAAGATCGATATGGCGAAGCTCGCGTACGTCGCGGCGAAGTGCGCAAAGCCTATTCGAAGCAAAACCAAATGCGGAA GTTATACGGTTCCCATGATTTGA
- the LOC109704079 gene encoding E3 ubiquitin-protein ligase MIEL1-like has product MKPQTMETSSDVSRFGFGKMGFGCKHYRRRCRIRAPCCNEIFHCRHCHNESTKDRHELNRQAVQRVICVICDTEQPVAQVCANCGVNMGEYFCEVCKFYDDDIDKGQYHCNDCGICRVGGKERFYHCEKCGSCYSVGLRDNHPCIENSMRHHCPICYEYLFDSLKETTVLRCGHTMHAECLYEMIKHEKFSCPICSKSVVDMSRMWRTLDEEIEATIMPENYRYNKVWILCNDCNDTTEVFFHIIGQKCSHCQSYNTRVVPPPVLPH; this is encoded by the exons ATGAAGCCCCAGACAATGGAAACTTCTTCCGACGTATCTCGCTTTGGCTTCGGAAAGAtgggttttgg ATGCAAGCACTACAGGAGGAGGTGCAGGATTCGAGCCCCCTGCTGCAACGAGATCTTCCACTGCCGCCACTGCCACAACGAATCTACT AAAGATCGGCACGAGCTTAATCGCCAAGCTGTTCAGAGG GTAATTTGTGTTATTTGCGACACCGAGCAGCCG GTGGCGCAAGTGTGCGCAAATTGCGGGGTCAATATGGGGGAGTACTTTTGCGAAGTGTGCAAATTCTACGACGACGAT ATTGACAAAGGACAGTATCACTGCAACGATTGCGGCATCTGCAG AGTTGGTGGCAAGGAGAGGTTCTACCACTGCGAGAAGTGTG GATCCTGCTACTCGGTTGGCTTGCGTGATAATCATCCGTGCATTGAAAACTCGATGAGACACCACTGCCCCATTTGTTATGAG TACCTGTTTGATTCTTTGAAAGAAACAACAGTTCTCAGATGCGGCCATACGATGCATGCTGAATGTCTTTACGAGATGATAAAGCATGAGAA GTTCTCTTGTCCTATATGCTCCAAGTCAGTTGTTGACATGTCAAGGATGTGGAGGACGTTGGATGAGGAG ATAGAAGCAACAATAATGCCAGAGAATTATCGCTACAATAAG GTGTGGATCCTCTGCAACGATTGCAACGACACAACTGAAGTATTCTTCCACATTATCGGTCAAAAGTGTAGCCACTGCCAATCCTACAACACTCGCGTGGTTCCTCCGCCGGTGCTCCCTCATTAG